The bacterium nucleotide sequence GACGCCCTTTTCGGCGCACGGCCGCAACCCACCTCAGCACAAGCCCATGAGCGACATCCTCGTCCACACCGAAGTCGGCGTCACCACGCTGACCTTCAACCGCCCCGACAAAAAGAACTCCATCACCGCCGCGATGTACGCGGCGCTGGCCGACGCGCTGGAAGCCGCCGAGGCCGATCCGGCCGTGCGCTGCGTGCTGTTCCAGGGCAACGAGACCACCTTCAGCGCCGGCAACGACATCGGCGATTTCCTGAACAACCCGCCCGCTACGCAGGACTCGCCGGTGTTCCGTTTCCTGCGCGGCATCGCGCAGTTCAGCAAGCCCGCGCTCGCCGTGGTGTGTGGCCCGGCCGTGGGCATCGGCACCACGCTGCTGTTCCATTGCGACCTGGTCTACGCGGGCGACAACGCGGCGTTCTCCATGCCCTTCGTCAACCTC carries:
- a CDS encoding enoyl-CoA hydratase; this encodes MSDILVHTEVGVTTLTFNRPDKKNSITAAMYAALADALEAAEADPAVRCVLFQGNETTFSAGNDIGDFLNNPPATQDSPVFRFLRGIAQFSKPALAVVCGPAVGIGTTLLFHCDLVYAGDNAAFSMPFVNLGLCPEAASSLLVPQMLGYHRAAEALLLGEPFMAEAALEVGLVNRVLPPMEAAGYAQAVARRLAAKPISSLIETKRLMKKSQSQLVMAQMAEEGVSFGRMLGEPAAKEAFGAFMERRKPDFSKV